A stretch of Saccharomyces cerevisiae S288C chromosome IV, complete sequence DNA encodes these proteins:
- the NGG1 gene encoding histone acetyltransferase NGG1 (Subunit of chromatin modifying histone acetyltransferase complexes; member of the ADA complex, the SAGA complex, and the SLIK complex; transcriptional regulator involved in glucose repression of Gal4p-regulated genes), whose amino-acid sequence MPRHGRRGKLPKGEKLPKKEGGDNTPSKLLSSMLKTLDLTFERDIGMLNGKSVRSIPNKKTLLELQSQLDSLNEILGTIARGDQETIEALRKIRDSKNEKQANDEKQETSNADGQHESSTATEETNIIDKGVQSPPKPPPSNEISGTIENDVESIKQAADNMAKEEINEDKDLQVHRDQPREKRPFDSETENRATENENTQRPDNKKQKIDVDKMENDPTVKNPKSEFVVSQTLPRAAAALGLFNEEGLESTGEDFLKKKYNVASYPTNDLKDLLPGELPDMDFSHPKPTNQIQFNTFLAFVENFFKDLSDDNLKFLKMKYIIPDSLQFDKTYDPEVNPFIIPKLGPLYTDVWFKDENDKNSAYKKPSPYSNDASTILPKKSANELDDNALESGSISCGPLLSRLLSAVLKDDNDKSELQSSKIIRDGGLPRTGGEDDIQSFRNNNNDTVDMTLSQENGPSVQTPDNDIDEEASFQAKLAENKGSNGGTTSTLPQQIGWITNGINLDYPTFEERLKRELKYVGIYMNLPKDENNPNSDDPDWVTGREDDEISAELRELQGTLKQVTKKNQKRKAQLIPLVERQLAWQEYSSILEDLDKQIDQAYVKRIRVPKKRKKHHTAASNNVNTGTTSQIAQQKAANSSLKSLLDKRQRWINKIGPLFDKPEIMKRIPNESVFKDMDQEEDEDEADVFAQNTNKDVELN is encoded by the coding sequence ATGCCTAGACatggaagaagaggaaaactGCCAAAAGGCGAGAAACTTCCTAAAAAGGAGGGAGGCGACAATACTCCGTCAAAGCTTTTATCGTCAATGCTTAAAACTTTAGATTTGACCTTCGAGCGTGATATTGGAATGCTCAATGGCAAAAGTGTTAGGTCCATAcccaataaaaaaactttaCTTGAATTGCAAAGTCAATTGGATAGTCTCAATGAAATACTGGGTACAATTGCCCGAGGTGATCAAGAGACCATTGAAGCGCTTCGGAAAATAAGAGACAGTAAAAATGAGAAGCAAGCAAACGATGAAAAGCAGGAAACTTCAAATGCAGACGGGCAGCACGAAAGTTCTACTGCTACTGAAGAAACGAATATAATTGATAAAGGGGTACAAAGCCCACCAAAACCTCCTCCTTCTAATGAAATCTCCGGCACAATTGAGAACGATGTAGAAAGCATCAAACAAGCGGCTGATAATATggctaaagaagaaattaatgaagaCAAAGATTTACAAGTTCATAGAGATCAACCCAGAGAAAAGAGGCCGTTCGATTCTGAAACTGAAAATAGGGCCactgaaaatgaaaacacACAGAGGCCAGACAAtaagaagcaaaaaattgacGTTGACAAAATGGAAAACGATCCAACTGttaaaaatccaaaatCAGAATTTGTAGTATCGCAAACGTTACCTCgagcagcagcagcacTCGGCTTATTCAATGAAGAGGGACTAGAAAGTACAGGAGAAGACttcctaaaaaaaaaatacaatgtAGCTAGTTATCCAACaaatgatttgaaagatCTGTTACCAGGTGAATTACCGGATATGGACTTTTCGCATCCTAAACCAACCAACCAAATTCAATTCAATACCTTTCTAGCATTtgtggaaaattttttcaaagatctTAGTGATGACAACttaaagtttttgaagatgaaatatATTATACCCGATAGCTTGCAATTTGACAAAACTTATGACCCTGAGGTAAACCCGTTTATTATACCGAAACTAGGCCCTTTATACACAGATGTTTGGttcaaagatgaaaacGACAAAAATTCTGCCTATAAAAAACCTTCACCATATTCAAACGATGCATCTACTATactaccaaaaaaaagtgccAACGAACTTGATGATAATGCTTTGGAATCGGGCAGTATATCGTGTGGGCCCTTATTATCTAGGCTGTTGAGTGCTGTATTAAAAGATGACAATGACAAATCAGAATTGCAATCTTCTAAAATAATACGGGATGGCGGACTACCGAGAACCGGAGGGGAAGACGATATACAATCGTTTagaaacaacaacaatgatACTGTAGACATGACATTATCTCAGGAGAACGGGCCCAGTGTTCAAACACCTGACAATGACATTGATGAGGAAGCATCTTTCCAAGCAAAACTGGCAGAAAATAAAGGCAGTAATGGCGGTACTACAAGTACGTTACCCCAACAAATTGGGTGGATAACAAATGGAATTAACCTGGACTATCCAACATTCGAAGAACGATTGAAAAGAGAACTAAAGTATGTAGGGATATACATGAATTTGCCTAAGGATGAGAACAACCCTAACTCAGATGACCCCGATTGGGTCACCGGTAGAGAAGACGACGAAATAAGCGCAGAGTTAAGAGAATTGCAAGGCACTTTAAAACAAGTGACCaagaaaaaccaaaagAGGAAAGCCCAATTGATTCCACTAGTGGAAAGACAACTAGCATGGCAGGAATACTCATCTATTTTAGAAGATTTAGACAAACAAATCGACCAGGCTTATGTCAAACGTATTCGCGTAcccaagaaaagaaagaagcaTCATACAGCAGCTTCAAATAATGTGAACACAGGAACCACGTCTCAAATAGCACAACAAAAGGCTGCAAACTCAAGTTTAAAATCCCTTCTGGATAAAAGGCAAAGGTGGATTAATAAGATTGGTCCATTGTTTGATAAACCTGAAATTATGAAGAGAATCCCCAATGAAAGCGTATTCAAGGACATGgaccaagaagaagatgaggatgaaGCCGATGTATTTGCACAAAACACTAATAAGGACGTGGAACTAAATTAA
- the UBC1 gene encoding E2 ubiquitin-conjugating protein UBC1 (Ubiquitin-conjugating enzyme; key E2 partner with Ubc4p for the anaphase-promoting complex (APC); mediates selective degradation of short-lived and abnormal proteins; plays a role in vesicle biogenesis and ER-associated protein degradation (ERAD); component of the cellular stress response; protein abundance increases in response to DNA replication stress key E2 partner with Ubc4p for the anaphase-promoting complex (APC)) translates to MSRAKRIMKEIQAVKDDPAAHITLEFVSESDIHHLKGTFLGPPGTPYEGGKFVVDIEVPMEYPFKPPKMQFDTKVYHPNISSVTGAICLDILKNAWSPVITLKSALISLQALLQSPEPNDPQDAEVAQHYLRDRESFNKTAALWTRLYASETSNGQKGNVEESDLYGIDHDLIDEFESQGFEKDKIVEVLRRLGVKSLDPNDNNTANRIIEELLK, encoded by the coding sequence ATGTCTAGGGCTAAGAGAATTATGAAAGAAATCCAAGCTGTGAAGGATGATCCTGCAGCTCACATTACTCTTGAATTTGTGAGTGAATCTGATATCCACCATTTAAAAGGCACATTTTTGGGCCCACCTGGAACACCTTACGAGGGTGGCAAATTTGTCGTGGATATCGAAGTACCTATGGAGTATCCATTCAAACCACCAAAGATGCAGTTCGACACAAAAGTATACCATCCAAATATATCATCAGTGACAGGTGCCATTTGTTTAGATATTCTTAAGAATGCATGGTCGCCAGTGATAACACTAAAGTCTGCATTGATTTCGCTACAGGCGCTACTACAATCTCCAGAGCCTAACGATCCTCAAGATGCAGAAGTAGCACAACACTATTTACGGGATAGAGAATCTTTTAATAAGACTGCTGCACTATGGACGAGGTTATACGCCAGTGAAACTTCCAATGGTCAAAAAGGCAATGTAGAGGAGTCTGATTTATATGGGATTGACCACGATCTGATTGACGAGTTTGAATCTCAAGGTTTTGAAAAGGACAAGATTGTGGAAGTGTTGAGACGATTAGGCGTCAAGTCCTTAGACCCCAATGACAACAACACAGCCAACCGTATCATCGAGGAATTGTTGAAGTGa
- the SDH4 gene encoding succinate dehydrogenase membrane anchor subunit SDH4 (Membrane anchor subunit of succinate dehydrogenase (SDH); involved in coupling the oxidation of succinate to the transfer of electrons to ubiquinone as part of the TCA cycle and the mitochondrial respiratory chain; has similarity to human SDH subunit D (SDHD), which is implicated in paraganglioma), protein MMLPRSMKFMTGRRIFHTATVRAFQSTAKKSLTIPFLPVLPQKPGGVRGTPNDAYVPPPENKLEGSYHWYMEKIFALSVVPLATTAMLTTGPLSTAADSFFSVMLLGYCYMEFNSCITDYISERVYGVWHKYAMYMLGLGSAVSLFGIYKLETENDGVVGLVKSLWDSSEKDNSQKIEAKK, encoded by the coding sequence ATGATGTTGCCAAGATCCATGAAATTTATGACTGGAAGGAGAATTTTCCATACTGCCACAGTAAGGGCCTTCCAGTCTACCGCTAAGAAGAGCTTAACTATCCCATTTTTGCCCGTATTACCCCAGAAACCAGGTGGTGTTAGGGGCACTCCCAATGATGCCTACGTCCCCCCCCCTGAGAATAAATTAGAGGGCTCATACCACTGGTATATGGAAAAAATCTTTGCCTTGTCCGTCGTTCCATTGGCTACGACGGCTATGCTGACAACCGGTCCGTTATCCACTGCAGCtgattctttcttttctgtcatGCTTTTGGGATATTGTTACATGGAATTTAACTCTTGTATCACCGATTATATTTCTGAAAGAGTTTATGGTGTTTGGCACAAGTACGCCATGTATATGTTGGGCCTTGGTTCTGCGGTCTCCCTTTTTGGAATCTATAAACTAGAAACCGAGAATGATGGTGTTGTTGGTTTAGTAAAAAGTCTATGGGATTCTTCCGAGAAAGACAACAGTCAAAAGATTGAAGCCAAGAAGTAG
- the CSN9 gene encoding Csn9p (Subunit of the Cop9 signalosome; Cop9 signalosome is required for deneddylation, or removal of the ubiquitin-like protein Rub1p from Cdc53p (cullin); involved in adaptation to pheromone signaling) translates to MVMREETIKSLEDPYKYHYKEEWLNTKDPDEQQLFEIFAFGNIKDLPENIILTSLMRSKLEKLTLVTLSEIYNELSYELIKEECQIEDDGIIESHLIQLQNIFKAEMDSVSKSMKFSRRFDCRDVYCHEKELTIIKNPRVTKEYLVQNLRSWETKLKQNILE, encoded by the coding sequence ATGGTAATGAGGgaagaaacaataaaatCGCTAGAAGATCCTTACAAATATCACTACAAAGAAGAATGGTTAAATACTAAAGATCCCGATGAACAACAATTATTCGAAATATTTGCCTTTGGAAACATTAAAGATCTACCGGAAAACATAATCCTAACATCATTAATGCGATCAAAACTGGAGAAATTAACATTGGTAACATTAAGCGAAATATATAATGAGTTAAGTTACGAGTtaattaaagaagaatgtCAAATTGAAGACGATGGTATCATCGAAAGCCATTTAATTCAGCTacagaatatttttaaagcAGAGATGGATTCAGTCAGTAAATctatgaaattttcaagaagaTTTGACTGTAGAGATGTGTACTGTCATGAAAAGGAACTGACTATAATTAAAAATCCGCGAGTGACGAAAGAGTATTTAGTTCAAAATCTTCGGAGCTGGGAAACAAAGCTCAAACAGAATATATTGGAGTAA
- the NVJ3 gene encoding Nvj3p (Protein with a potential role in tethering ER and vacuoles; localizes to nucleus-vacuole junctions in an Mdm1p-dependent manner; contains a lipid-binding PXA domain) — protein MPTILYNTNSSLITKYRRPNASNQYKGFLSKKGHTRLNSKSSGDIWEKDCSHTKNSGNDVSFESEFEKDSVEYLRDLCFSIYPNSLHQKIRSIEALPDLQVNTFIALIFQNFVKSWYGIKIPTDDSKFLTELYNLVQDLITYLKSSKINYHALLLDYIPCLLSSHLKALNDSSQNNDLVYEQYCKLTLYDSKRYPMLFTEIIQSKMSTKSLLQRSFLDSFLNELVFGHIFNSIAEPYYLLEGLNKICIRIKLNSAGNTRNEVTHGKPKCDPWLFVSNVKHKILQMTRLLAYSTSTEAANMNTAEIQETAFLQRYIFTFFTDDFFKLSMRKPFLFSICRTLQHWISKLNALNRVMYRTFDNIVQTKITSPVTIGNLFSLLRHSLFPNDNMMGPPRVLPVGDAFLEFREECISNLWDVCMTYKLDHILAIKRSDIADLIICISKNRDCNKLLIYRIIDCVIAQLP, from the coding sequence ATGCCTACCATTTTATACAACACCAATTCCAGTTTAATTACCAAGTACCGAAGGCCAAATGCCTCAAATCAATATAAAGGCTTTCTGTCAAAAAAAGGACATACACGACTGAATTCTAAATCGAGTGGAGATATTTGGGAGAAAGATTGTAGTCATACGAAAAATTCTGGTAATGATGTTTCGTTTGAGagtgaatttgaaaaagattcGGTTGAGTATCTAAGGGATTTATGTTTCTCTATATACCCAAATTCATTACATCAGAAAATCAGAAGCATAGAAGCTTTGCCAGACCTACAGGTAAATACCTTTATTGCCttaattttccaaaatttcgTTAAGTCTTGGTATGGTATCAAAATACCCACTGATGATTCCAAGTTTTTAACCGAACTATATAACTTAGTTCAAGATTTAATAACATATTTGAAGAGTTCCAAAATCAATTACCATGCCCTTTTACTCGATTATATTCCCTGCTTGCTTTCGTCTCACTTGAAAGCATTAAATGACTCATCTCAAAATAACGATTTAGTTTATGAACAGTACTGTAAGCTAACTTTGTATGATTCGAAACGATATCCAATGCTATTCACTGAAATCATACAAAGTAAAATGAGCACCAAATCTCTACTACAGAGAAGCTTTTTGGATAGCTTTTTAAATGAACTTGTGTTCGGGCATATTTTTAATTCAATAGCGGAACCATATTATCTTCTGGAGGGCTTGAATAAAATTTGCATAAGAATAAAGCTAAATTCTGCAGGAAATACCAGAAACGAGGTGACTCATGGAAAGCCTAAATGCGATCCCTGGTTGTTTGTTTCCAATGTAAAGCACAAAATATTGCAAATGACCAGGCTTTTAGCTTATTCAACTTCAACAGAAGCAGCAAATATGAACACTGCCGAAATTCAAGAAACAGCATTTCTACaaagatatatttttacttttttcaccgatgattttttcaaattatctATGAGGAAGCCATTCCTATTCTCAATATGCAGAACGCTTCAGCATTGGATCTCTAAATTAAATGCGTTAAACAGGGTCATGTATAGAACATTTGACAATATTGTTCAAACTAAAATTACCAGCCCTGTGACAATTGGCAACTTATTCTCATTATTACGACATTCTTTGTTTCCTAATGACAATATGATGGGGCCACCAAGAGTATTACCAGTGGGTGATGCTTTTCTAGAGTTCAGAGAAGAGTGTATTTCCAATTTATGGGATGTTTGTATGACTTATAAACTTGATCATATCCTCGCTATCAAAAGGTCTGACATAGCGGATCTTATTATCTGCATATCGAAGAATAGGGATTGCAATAAACTGCTAATTTATAGAATTATTGACTGTGTTATTGCGCAGTTGCCGTAG